In the genome of Plasmodium falciparum 3D7 genome assembly, chromosome: 2, one region contains:
- a CDS encoding exosome complex component MTR3, putative, with translation MLKYRAPLPHFNCKSKFDKIYEENLNNGSFKRINNRKNNEIRDMFIKLGEDENFGSSCFYSLGNTKILTTVYGPNPDSKYATYSKGKVFLDVKSLNINTIGASDRQRDDDIKSLLIECISNIILLEKYPQCSIKIKCLIIQDDGGCLSATLTCISLALIKAQIQMKDIIISININSIICPVTKKMYHLVDLDGMEEKYYQSKYEMNSITLGICLNLKTVCFYHGTGSFFNSKTLAEITSYGECACKSLGSEIKKVLKQYTKKRIDSIYQKVNVLE, from the exons ATGTTGAAGTATAGAGCTCCATTACCACATTTCAATTGCAAAAGTAAATTTGATAAAATTTATGAAGAAAATTTGAATAATGGAAGTTTCAAAAGGATAAACAATCGCAAGAATAACGAAATCCGGGATATgt tTATCAAATTAGGAGAAGATGAAAACTTTGGTTCTTCATGTTTCTATTCATTAGggaatacaaaaatattaactactgt aTATGGTCCTAATCCAGATTCAAAATACGCAACTTATAGTAAGGGAAAAGTTTTTTTAGACGTCAAAAGTTTGAATATCAACACTATAGGAGCTAGCGATagg caaagagatgatgatataaagaGTTTATTGATTGAATGTATttcaaatattattttattggaAAAATATCCTCAATGttctattaaaataaaatgtttgATAATTCAAGATGATGGAG GATGTTTAAGTGCAACATTAACCTGTATATCTCTTGCCTTAATAAAGGCTCAAATACAAATGAaggatattattatatcgataaatata AATTCGATAATATGTCCagttacaaaaaaaatgtatcatCTTGTAGATCTTGATGGAAtg gaagaaaaatattaccAAAGTAAATATGAAATGAATTCTATAACATTGGGTATATGTTTAAATTTAAAGACTGTTTGTTTTTATCATGGGACAGGCAGTTTTTTTAACAGTAAAACCTTAGCTGAA ATAACGAGTTATGGTGAATGTGCATGCAAATCACTAGGTagtgaaataaaaaaggttCTGAAACAATATACGAAGAAAAGAATAGATTCTATATATCAAAAAGTTAATGTATTAGAATAA
- a CDS encoding 2C-methyl-D-erythritol 2,4-cyclodiphosphate synthase: MFLKGYTSNVVLIILTFFILLTKEEKNIKNNISGYCFLNFGLKKNAIIKKREKQNLKLFCYNGIRIGQGYDIHKIKVLDEEYNTYANNDFNKNEQSFKTLTLGGVKINNVLVLSHSDGDIIYHSIVDSILGALGSLDIGTLFPDKDEKNKNKNSAIFLRYARLLIYKKNYDIGNVDINVIAQVPKISNIRKNIIKNISTVLNIDESQISVKGKTHEKLGVIGEKKAIECFANILLIPKNS; encoded by the exons atgtttttaaaaGGATACACCTCAAATGTGGTACtaattatattaacatttttCATTCTACTaacaaaagaagaaaaaaatataaaaaataatatctcTGGATATTGTTTTTTGAATTTtggattaaaaaaaaatgcaataataaaaaaaagagaaaaacaaaatttgaaattattttgttataatgGTATAAGAATAGGTCAAGGTTATGATATCCACAAAATAAAAGTTTTAgatgaagaatataatacatatgcaaataatgattttaataaaaatgaacaatCTTTTAAAACCTTAACCTTAGGAGGagttaaaataaataatgttttAGTTTTATCACATAGTGATggtgatataatatatcattcgATAGTTGATTCAATTTTAGGTGCCTTAGGTTCTTTAGACATAGGAACCTTATTTCCTgataaagatgaaaaaaataaaaataaaaactcgGCTATATTCTTAAGATATGCTAgacttttaatatataaaaaaaattatgatattgGGAACGTGGATATTAATGTAATAGCACAAGTTCCCAAAATAAGCAACAtcagaaaaaatattataaaaaatatatcgaCAGTGTTAAATATTGACGAGTCGCAAATATCTGTtaaag GAAAAACTCATGAGAAATTAGGAGTAATTGGTGAGAAAAAAGCAATAGAATGCTTTGCGAATATTTTGTTAATACCTAAAAAttcataa